The Xanthomonas sp. DAR 80977 nucleotide sequence AGCACCTGGCGCGGGCCGACCGGCTGCATCCGCGCCAGGTCGAAACGCTGCATCCAGATCGCACGATGCCCTTCGTACAGCGGCGCGCCCTCAGGCGGGCCGTTGTTGAGCAGGTAGGCCGTGCCGTCGTCGTCGAAGAACAGCGACGGGTCGATGCCGTCGATGTCCGGCAGCCAGTGCAGCGGCGACCACGGCCCGGCCGGGTCGTCCGCCGTGGCGACGAAGTTGCCGCCGCTGTCCACCGCGGTGCCGACCACGTAGAAGCGGCCCTGGTGGTGCGCGATGCTGGCGGCGAACATGCCGCGCGACACGCGCAGGCCGTCGTAGTCCAGTTGCCCGGCGCGCTCGACCACGTTGCCGACCTGCCGCCAATGCACCAGGTCGCGGCTCTCGAACACCGGGAGCGCCGGGAAATAGGCGAAGGTGGAATTGACCAGGTAGTAGCGGTCGCCGGCGCGCACGACGCTGGGATCGGGATAGAACCCGGCCAGCACCGGATTGCGGTAGTGGCCGGGCGGCAGCGGCGTGGCGAACACCGCATCGTCGCCGCGGTATTCGAACCAGTCGAATTCGGCAATGTCGGCGGCCCGCCCGCGCTGCGCCGATGCCGTCTGCAGCACCACGATACACAGCAGCGCCACAACCAGGGCGCGTCCCCAGCGCATGCGCCTCACCAGTCCCACATCGCGCCGTCTTCCAGCCGCGCCACCGGCAACTGCTTGGGCGCGTACGGATAGCGCGCGGCCAGGGTCTCGTCGATGTCCACGCCATGCCCGGGCGCCTCCCCGCAATGCAGGCGGCCGGCATGGAACGCGTAGTCGTGCGGGAACACCGCATTGGCCTCGTCGGAATGGAACATGTATTCCTGAATGCCGAAGTTCGGCACCCAGGTGTCGAAGTGCAGCGCCGCGCCCATGCACACCGGCGACAGGTCGGTGGCGCCATGGAAACCGGTGCGCACCTGGTGCAGCGCGGCGAAATCGGCCAGCCGCCGCACATGGGTGATGCCGCCGGCGTGCACGATGGTGGTGCGGATGTAGTCGATCAGCTGCTGTTCGATCAGGTGCTTGCAGTCCCAGATCGAATTGAACACCTCGCCCACCGCCAGCGGCGTCACCGAATGCTGGCGGATGGTCTCGAACGCGCGCTGGTTTTCCGCGGGTGTGGCGTCTTCCAGCCAGAACAGCCGGTACGGCTCCAGGTCGCGCGCCAGCCGCGCCGCCTCGATCGGGGTCAGGCGGTGGTGCGCGTCGTGCAGCAGTTCGATCTCGTCGCCGTGGTCGGCGCGCAGCCGTTCGAACAGCTTGGGCACCACGCCGAGATAGCGCGGCGTGGACCACACGGTCTCGGTCGGCAGCTCGCTCTCGGCCGGCTCGTAGGGCTTGCCGCCGCTGGAGATGCCGTAGGTCTTCTTGATCCCGGGCACGCCGCACTGCGCGCGGATGGCGATGAAGCCGAGTTCGCGGAAACGGGCGACTTCCTCGCTGGTCTCGGCGATGTCGCGGCCGTTGGCGTGGCCGTAGACCAGCGCGCCCTCGCGCGAGCGCCCGCCCAGCAGCTGGTACAGCGGCATGCCGGCCATCTTGCCGAGGATGTCCCACAGCGCCACGTCCACCGCGGCGATCGCGGTCATCGTCACCGGCCCGCGCCGCCAGTACGCGCCGCGGTAGAAGAACTGCCAGAGGTCCTCGATGCGGCCCGCGTCGCGGCCGATCAGGTTCGGCACCACGTGGTCCTGCAGGTAGGACGCCACCGCCAGCTCGCGGCCGTTGAGGGTGGCATCGCCCAGGCCGTACACGCCGGAACGGGTGACGATCTTGAGGGTGACGAAATTGCGCCCCGGGCAGGTGACGATGACCCGCGCCTCGACGATCTCGCGGTCGCGGGCCGAGCCTTGGGCGGAAGAGGCGCTATCGGAAGTCTGGGTCATCGCGGATCGCTCACGGGGAAGAGGCCGCCGCCGCACGGGCCGCGGACGGGAGGGAAAGTTCGAACGGACCGGCCGGCAGCCCGTCGCGGTCGAACAGGGTGCACACCGGGCTGTCGGCCCAGCAGTAGCGCACGCGCGTGGGCGCCGCGCCGGCGGGAATCGGCAGGCGCACGCTGCGGCCCTGCAACTCGGCCTGCGCGTAGCGGCAACTGCCGGATGCCGCGCCGCACAGTTCGAAACCGATCGGCGCATCCGCGCTGTAGGCCTGCAGTGCGCCATCGACGTCGTCGAAATCGACCACCAGCGCCGCGCCGTCGCGGCGCAGCGCATGCGGCACCGGCCCCGACGGCGCCAACGCCTCGCCGTAGACCACGTGCCGCGCCGCGCGCGCCAGGCGGCGGCCGAGTTCCTGCTTGTTGGCCGGATGGATGTCGTAGCGGTCGCCGATGTCGATCGCCACCGCCAGGCCGGCGTGCGGGTCGGCGACGACGAAGCGCCGTTGCGCCTCGCGCAGCTGCGCCCAGCCGCTGTCGCCGGGCCGGGTGGGCGGCGCGCCGTAGTTGGCCAGCTGCACCAGCAGCAGCGGCAATTGCGCGCCGAAGCGCTGCCGCCAATCGCGCTGCCAGGCGTCGAGCAATGCCGGATAGCCGGCCGCATCGCCGGTGTTGGATTCGCCCTGGTACCACAGCACGCCGCGCAGGCCGACCCGGCCCAGCGGCGCGATCATGCCGTTGTACAGCGTGGTCAGGCCCGCGGCCGAGGACCACGGTGCGCGCGGCGGCGTACCCAGCTGAGGCGGCACGATGCGGTACTGCCATCCGGCCAGCGCCACCCGGCTGCCGTCGCCCAGTTGCAGTTGCTGCGCCTGCGCGTCGCCGAGCAGGCCGCCGCGGCGGTAGCTGTTGTACACGTTGACCACCACGGTGTTCTTGCCCGCATGCAGCACGCCGCGCGGCAAGCGGTAGCTGCGCGGCTGGTCGGCGCCGTAGCTGCTGCCCACCGCCTGGCCGTTGACCCAGGTCTGGTCGAGTTCGTCCACCGGCCCCAGCGCCAGCGTCGCCGGCTCTCTGGCCTGCTCGGCGCTCAGCGTGACCGTGCTGCGGTACCAGACCATGCCGTTGAAATTGACCAGTTGCGGCACGCCCCAGTCGTCCCAGGCGCCCAGCGCCGCCGGTGCGTCGCGCCAGTCGCCGCCGGCATCGTCCGGCTGCCACGGCGCGCCGCTGCCGTGCGTGCGCCACCACGCTTCCCACAACTTGCCCCAACGCGGCGCGGCCTGTTGCGGATCGGCGGCGTAGCGCGCCAGCACGTCCAGCGCCGGCGCGTTGCCGTCCACCTTGCGCAGGGCCGCATCGCCGATCCACGCCTGCATCTGCGAACCGCCCCAGGAGGCGTTGATCAGCCCCATCGGCACGTCCACGGTCTTGCGCAGTTCGCGGGCGAAGTAATAGCAGGCCGCGGAAAACGCGCCCACCGTCTCCGGCGTGGTCGGCTGCCACGCGGTCGCGCCGCCGAACTGCGCCTGCGGGGTCGGGCTGGACTGCGCCGGCACCTTGAACATGCGGATCGCCGGCTGCTGCGCATCGGCGATCTCGCTGCGCGTATCCAGCGTGCGCTGCACCGGCAGCTCCATGTTCGACTGGCCCGAGCACAGCCACACGTCGCCGAGCAGCACGTCGTCGGCGTGCTGCACGCGGCCGTGCGCGGTGCTGGCCTGCAAGGTGTACGGCCCGCCCGCCGGCAGCGGCGCCAGCTGCGCCTGCCAGCGGCCCTGGCGGTCGGCGCGCGCCTGCACGCGCTGCTGCGCCAGCTGCACGGTCACCGTCTCGCCGGCCGCGGCCTGGCCCCACACGCGGATCGGCGCATCGCGCTGCAGCACCGCGTGGTCCTGGAACAGGGCATTCAACAACGGCGCCTCGTCGGCATGGGCGAACGCGGGCACGCACAACACCGCCAGCAGCAGGCCACGGGCGATCTCGACAACGGAACGGTGCGGCGTCATTTCGGATTCCCCGGTGCGTACGGAAACGACAGCGATTGGTAATACGCCAGCGGATGCGGCGGCGGCGCGGTGCCCGGCGGCAGCGCGCGGCCCGACACCTGTTGCCAGTAGGCGATGCTGGCATCGCGCCACCACTGCGCCTCGCGCTGCTGGATCGCCAGGAAATCGGCGACCTGGCGATAGCGCGGCGCGTCCACGTACGGCGCCAGCCCGGCCCAGGTCGCGCGCATCCGCGCCACCTCGGCCACGCCGTGGTCGTAGCGGCCGATCAACTCCTCCCACAGCGGCCGGCCCGAGGCCATGCGATGGTCCCAGGGCACATGGTGGAACCACAGCAGATACTGCTCAGGCACCGTGCGCACATCGCCGAAGCGGCGTGCCAGCGGCGGCGCGTACTGCGCCACCGCGTTGCTGCCGGTCGCGCTGCGGTCGAAGCCGATGCCGTTGCGGTCGGCGCGGTGGTAGTACACCGGGTCCCAGTCCGGACGCGCGCTGCCCGCATCCCACGGCGCCGGGCCGTAGTGGTGGCCGCGGCCCATCAGGTGATGCAGGCCGAGCGGGGTCATGTAGTCGACCGCCGCTTCGTGCGAGGCCATCATCATGCCGACCACCGGCGCGACCAGCGCCGGGTCGTTGCCGAAGGTCATCCGCACCCAGTCCTCGGCGATCGCCTGCGCATCGCCCTGCGGATCCCAGGCCAGCCGCCCGAACGCGTACCAGTTGGCCTGGTCGAAGATCGAGCCGCACCAGTTGCGGTCCGCGCCGATGTTGGCGACCCCGGCGATGCCGCTGAGCGCATGCCCGTCCAGCGCGCCCTCCACCACCCGCGCCACCGTCGCCTGCCTGCCGCGCCGCGTGTCCGCCTGCAGGGTTTCCTGGTACAGCGTGCCCAGGTAGACCAGGTGCGTGGCGAAGCCCAGGTACTCCTTGGTGATCTGGAACTCCAGCATCAGCGGCGTCTTCGGCATTGCCCCGAACAGCGGATGGAACGGCTCGCGCGGCTGGAAGTCGATGGCGCCGTTCTTGACCTGCACCACCACGTTGTCGCGGAACTTGCCGTCCAGCGGCACGAACTCGCTGTAGGCCTGCTTGGCGCGGTCGTCCGGCTGCTCGTGCGAATAGACGAAGGCGCGCCACATCACCACCCCGCCGTGCGGCGCCAACGCGTCGGCGAGCATGTTGGCGCCGTCGGCATGGCTGCGCCCGTAGTCCTGCGGGCCGGGCTGGCCTTCGGAATTGGCCTTGACCAGGAAGCCGCCGAAATCGGGAATGCGCGCGTAGATTTCGTCCGCCTTGGCCCGCCACCAGCCTTGCACCGCCGGGTCCAGCGGGTCGGCGCTGGCCAGCCCGCCGATCTCGATCGGGGCGCTGAAGCGCGCGCTCAGGTAGACGCGGATACCGTACGGGCGCAGCGCCGCGGCCAGCGCCGCGGTCTTGTCGAGATAGGCGGCGGTCAGGCTCACCGCGCTGGCATTGACGTTGTTCAGCACCACGCCATTGATGCCGATCGAGGCGTTGGCGCGCGCGTAGTCGGTGTAGCGCGGGTCCACGTAGCCGGGCAGCTTCTGCCAGTCCCAGAGCGAGGCGCCGGCGTAGCCGCGTTCGACCACGCCGTCCAGGTTGTCCCAGTGATCGAGCACGCGCAGCTTCACCCGCGGCGCATCGCGCAGCGCCAGCCGCGCCGGCGCCTGCCCGGTCTGCAGCAGGCGCAGGAAGCGGAACGCGGCGTACAGGACGCCGCGCTCGCCGCCGCCGACCAGCGCGGTGGCCGGGCGGCCATCGACCACCACGCTGCGGATCAGGTAGCCCTCCTCGCCCAGGCCGCGCGTGTCCAGCCGCAGCCGCGCGATCGCCGGCGTGGCCGGCGTGCCGAGCACGATCGCACCGGCGCGGTCCGCCGTTGCCGCCAGCGGCGGCGCGGCCCCGAGCAGGCCGCCCAGGCCGCGGCGCAGTTCATCGCGCGCGGCTTGCTGCATCGGCGTCTCGGCGCCGGCCACCAGCTGCGTGGCGGCCGCGCGCCACGGCGTGGCCTGCGCCTCGGCCAGCGGCTGGTAGCGCAACCATAGATCGTAGCCGTCCTCGGCCTGCGCCACGGCGATCGGCACCAGAAGCGCCAGCCACAGGCAGGCGCTGCGCAGCCAATCGCCACGTGCCGCATGCCGGCGCTGCGGCGCGCGCGACCGTGCGCCGCCGCTCATGCGCGCCCCCTTGGGCGCGATGCCGGCGCGCAACGCCGGTCGCCGCCCACCCGGCTTCCCGGTACCATGCAGGCGTCACTCGTGTCGGGATCCACACCGTGCCGCGGCGCCGCCGCACACGGGGCTTGCGCAGGATGTCCCCGGTCGCGATCCACGCCCGCACACCAGCGAAGAGGCCCATCTTGGAGAAGGTCAGGAAATCGGTTCGCCGCAAGAGCCTCGCCGTGACCATCGACGAGGTGGCCGCACTGGCCAAGGTCTCGCCGATGACCGTGTCGCGGGTGATCAACGGCCAGGGCAACGTGCGCGACAGCACCCGCGAGCAGGTCATGCGCGCGGTCGACACGCTCGGCTACACGCCGAACCTGGCGGCCAGCGCGCTGGCCGCCGCACAGAGCACGCGGGTCGCGCTGATCTACAGCAACCCCAGCGGCGCCTACCTGGGCGAACTGCTGGTCGGCGTGCTGCGCGCGGCCTCGCGCACCTCGATCCAGGTGGTGATGGACTACTGGGACGACCTCGGCGCCGAGGCCGAGCGCAAGGCCGCGCGCAAGCTGGCCAAGAGCGGCGTGGCCGGGGTGATCCTGCCGCCGCCGCTGTGCGAATCGGACGCGGCGATCCGCGAGCTGGTGCGCGCCAAGGTGCCGGTGGTGGCGATCGCCTCGGACCGCTTCAGCGACCAGGTGGCCTGCGTGCGCATCGACGAGTTCAACGCCAGCAAGGACATCACTACCTACCTGATCGCGCAGGGCCACACCCGCATCGGCTACATCGCCGGCCGCTCCAACCTGTCGGCCAGCGCGCGCCGCTTCGAAGGCTTCCAGGCGGCGCTGGCCGAGGCCGGCCTGCGCCTGGACCGGCACCTGCTGCAGCCGGGCGACTACACCTACCGCTCCGGCCTGGATGCCGCGGAAAAACTGCTGTCGCGGCGCCAGCCGCCCAGCGCCATCATCGCCAGCAACGACGACATGGCCGCCGCGGCGATCTCGGTGGCGCACCGGCGTGGCCTGGACGTGCCGCGCGACCTGTCCGTGGTCGGCTTCGACGACACCTCCGCCGCGACCACCGTGTGGCCGGAACTGACCACCATCCGCCAGCCGATCGCGGCCATGGCCGATGCGGCGATCGACATCCTGCTGCGCAGCATCCGCAGCAAGGAACGCACGGCCCGGACGAAGATCGATCATGTGCTCGCTCATCAGCTGGTCAAGCGCGATTCGGTGGCCGCGCCGGCCGCGGCGCGCGCCGGGCGGCGCTGACGCGGCGGCGGCCGGCGGGGTCCGCATCAGCGGATCAGGTACTGGTTGATCAGGTTCTCGTAGGCTTCCTGGCGGCCGCTGGCCTGCTTCGGCTCGCCGGCCTTGGCCGCGTGCGCGGCCAGGTCCGCCAGCGAACTGCTGCCGGCCGCGAACGCCGCGCCGGCGCCGCTGTCGAAGCTGCTGTAGCGCTCGGCGCGCCACTGCTCCAGCGGCGAGGAGGTCAGCAGCGCATGGGCAACCTCCAGCCCGCGCGCGAACGCGTCCATGCCGCCGATGTGCGCCAGGAACAGGTCCTGCGGATCGGACGACTCGCGCCGCACCTTGGCGTCGAAGTTCAGACCGCCCGGCGCCAGCCCGCCCTGCCGCAGCACCACCAGCATCGCCCCCACCGTGTCGTACAGGTCGGTCGGGAACTGGTCGGTGTCCCAGCCGTTCTGCGGGTTGCCGCGGTTGGCATCGATGCTGCCGAGCAGGCCGGCGTCGCTGGCCACCTGCAGGTCGTGCTCGAAGCTGTGGCCCGACAGCGTGGCGTGGTTGGCCTCGATGTTGAGCTTGAAATCCTGGTCCAGGCCGTGCTGGCGCAGGAAGCCGATCACCGTGGCGCTGTCGAAGTCGTACTGGTGCTTCATCGGCTCCATCGGCTTGGGCTCGATCAGGAAGTTGCCTTTGAAGCCGATGCTGCGGCCGTAGTCGCGGGCGATGGTCAGGAAACGCGCCATGTTGTCCTGCTCGCGCTTCATCTGCGTGTTGTGCAGGCAGGCGTAACCTTCGCGGCCGCCCCAGAACACGTAGTTCTCCCCGCCCAGTTCCACCGTCGCCTCCAGCGCGGCCTTGACCTGCACCGCCGCGCGCGCGACCACGTTGAAGTCCGGGTTGGTCGAGGCGCCGTTCATGTAGCGCGGGTGCGAGAACAGGTTCGCGGTGCCCCACAGCAGCTTGATGCCGGTGTCGGCCTGGCGCTGCCTGGCGATGCCGACCATGTGCTTGACGTTCTTCTCGTACTGGCCCACGTCCTCGGCGTCCGGCGCCAGGTCCACGTCGTGGAAGCAGTAGTACGGCACGCCGAGCTTGGTGAAGAACTCGAACGCCGCATCGGCCTTGGCCTCGGCGCGGCCCAGCGCGTCGCTGCCGGCGTCCCACGGATAGGCGCGCGTGCCCGGCCCGAACGGATCGGCGCCGTTGCCGCAGAAGCTGTGCCAGTACGCCACCGCGAAGCGCAGGTGCTCGGCCATGGTCTTGTCGCCGATCTTCCTGTCGGCCTCGTAGACCTTGAACGCCAGCGGATTGTCCGAGGCCTTGCCTTCGAACGCGATGCGGCCGATGCCCGGGAAGTATTCCTTGGCGCCGATGTAGACGGAGTTGCTCATGGGAGGTGGAGTCCTGTCGAGTGGGAGAAGAAAGGCACGCGTTGCCGCCGGGCTGGCGCCGCGGCGGCGACTGTCGCGAAGATGGTTGGCGTTGGAAAGGCGCGCGCAGGCGCGAGCGCTGCGCCATCGGCGTGGCCGGACCGCAAACGGGTTGCGCCGCCGATGTGGGCGCAGCGCCGGCCCCTGGTGCAAGGGCCACCCTGCCGCGTCGTTCGGCGACCGGCGCCACAAACGCGCCGCACCATACGCGCGGTTATGGTAGCGCTACCAGAAACCGCGCTAAAAAAAGCTTCACTGCGGAGGGAAGCCGACGGGGCCATCAGATGCGGTTCGCAAGCCGGGGACAGGCGGACTTTACCCAGCCCATCGGCGAAACGCTTGCTGCGCTGCGCCATCGGCGTGCGCGGCGTGCGCGCCAGCACAGTGCGACATGCCGGCAGCCATGCGCCGCGTCTTGATCGCGCGCGGGTCGCGCATCCGCCCCGCGCAACGCGCTTGCGGTTGCGCCGACTACAATGCGCGCCGATGACCCCTACGCCGCTGCCGCTGCCGCAACGCCTCGCCGATCCCGCACCGCGCGAGCGGCGCACGCCGTCGGCGCTGGGCAAGCGCCTGTGCCGGCAGGTGGGCCAGGCGATCGCCGATTTCGGCATGATCGAAGCCGGCGACAAGGTGATGGTGTGCCTGTCCGGCGGCAAGGACAGCTACACCCTGCTGGACATCCTGCTGCAGTTGCAGCGCAAGGCGCCGGTGCCGTTCGAGCTGGTCGCGGTGAACCTGGACCAGAAGCAGCCCGGCTTCCCCGCCGAGGTGCTGCCCGACTACCTGCGCGGGCTCGGCGTGGCCTGGCACGTGATCGAGCAGGACACCTATTCGGTGGTCAGCCGGGTGGTGCCCGAGGGCAAGACCCTGTGTTCGCTGTGCTCGCGGCTGCGCCGCGGCGCGCTGTACCGCTACGCCGCCGAGAACGGGATCAGCAAGATCGCGCTGGGCCACCATCGCGACGACATCGTCGCCACCTTCTTCATGAACCTGTTCTTCCACGCCAGGCTCGCGGCGATGGCGCCGAAGCTGCGCAGCGACGACGGCCGCCACGTGGTGATCCGGCCGCTGGCCTACGTGCGCGAGGCCGACATCGCCGACTACGCGCAGGCCCGCGGCTTCCCGCTGATCCCGTGCACGCTGTGCGGCAGCCAGGAGAACCTGCAGCGGCGCCAGGTCGGGCTGATGCTGCAGCAGTGGGACCGCGAGCATCCCGGCCGCATCGAGCAGATCGCGCGCGCCATGGGCAACGTGCAGCCGGCGCAGCTGGCCGACCCGGCCCTGTTCGATTTCCGCGCGCTGGGCGCTGCCGAGGCCACGCCCGCCGTGGCCTGGCCGGCCGGCGACGAGGACGCGTAACGCCGCTGCCGGCGGTCCGCGGCCGCCGCTGAACCACACGATGCGGTATCCGGGCGGGAGCGATGCGACAATGCCCGCCGCCCACCCTGCGCCTGGCGCCGGGGCGTTCCGTTTCCTTCTGCTGGATGCTCGATGTTCTTTCGCAACCTGACCCTGTTCCGCTTCCCCACCACCCTCGACTTCTCCGAGATCGACAAGCTCCTGCCGGAGGTCCAGCTCAAGCCGGTCGGCCCGCTGGAAATGAGCTCGCGCGGCTTCATCTCCCCGTTCGGCCGCGACGAACGCGAAGTGCTGTCGCACCGCATCGCCGAGTTCCTGTGGCTGACCGTCGGCGGCGAGGACAAGATCCTGCCCGGCTCGGTGGTCAACGACCTGCTCGAGCGCAAGGTCGCCGAGATCGAGGAGAAGGAAGGGCGCCGGCCCGGCGGCAAGGCGCGCAAGCGGCTCAAGGACGACCTGATCCACGAATTGCTGCCGCGCGCCTTCGTCAAGACCTCGCGCACCGACGCGATGCTCGACCTGCAGCACGGCTACGTCGCGGTGGACACCTCCAGCCGCAAGACCGGCGAGAACGTGATGTCCGAGATCCGTGGCGTGCTGGGCAGCTTCCCGGCATTGCCGCTGAACGCGGAAGTGGCGCCGCGCTCGATCCTGACCGGCTGGATCGCCGGCGAACCCTTGCCCGAAGGCCTGAGCCTGGGCGAGGAATGCGAGATGAAGGATCCGATCGAAGGCGGCGCGGTGGTCAAGTGCCAGCACCAGGAACTGCGCTGCGACGAGATCGACAAGCACCTGGAAGCGGGCAAGCAGGTCACCAAGCTGGCGCTGATCCTGGACGACCACGTCTCCTTCGTGCTCGGCGACGACCTGGTGATCCGCAAGCTGAAGTTCCTCGACGGCGCCCTGGACCAGCTGGAGAACGCCGACCAGGACGGCGTGCGCGCCGAACTGGACGCGCGCTTCGCGCTGATGAGCGCCGAGGTGCGGCGCCTGTTCCTGCTGCTGGAAGAGGCGCTGAAGCTGAGCAAGGCTGACAGCTGAGGCAAGGCCGGCAACCTCCCGGCGAATCGCGCCGGGAGGTTGCCGGGCACCGGCGTGTTGTTGTCGGCGATGCCTGTGGATTGGATCTGATGGGCTTGGGCCATCGGCCCGGACAGGAACCGGAATCGGCCGGCATGCCCGCTTCGTTCGTCGCGGCTGAAGCCGCTCCTACACAAGCCGCGCCCCGCTGGCCGAGGGCACTGTCGGAGGGGCTGCGGGCGGCCTCGGGCCATCAGCTCCGATCGCTGCCGAAGCCGGCCAAGTTCCCGACTCCGCTCGTGGCGCCTGAAGTCGCTCCCACAAGGGGCCGCGCGCCGGCTGGGTGCACTGTGGGAGGGACTTCAGTCCCGACTGCTGCCGGAGTCGGCCAGCTTCCCGGCTCCGTTCGTCGCGGCTGAAGCCGCTCCTACAAGGGCCACGGCGTGCGCTGCTCGGATCCACTGGAGAACGATCCGGGGCAACCGTGACGGACATTCAGCTGAAGCATGCAGCGCGATCGGTGCGCGCTGTCACCGTGCACGCGCGCCTGGGCGGTATGCTGTGCGCATGCCCGATTTCCTCCGTCGCCTGATCGCGCCGCCTGCCGCGACCGTCGAACGCGACCTCGTCCGCCTGCGGTTGGACGAGCGCGAGATCGAGGTGCTGCGCGTGCGCGACCCGCGCGCGCGGCGGATCAAGCTCAGCGTGGACGAACGCGGTGCGCGCCTGACCCTGCCGCTGCGCGCCAGCCTGGTGTCCGGCGAGCGCTTCCTGCTCGAACACCGGCACTGGCTCGGCGAGCAGCTGGCGCGCTACCAGGACGAAGACAACGAACCGGGCCTCGAGCGCGGCGTGCCCGGCTGGTTGCCGCTGCGCGGCGAGCGCCTGCCGCTGCGCTGGAGCGAGGGCCGCTATGCGCGCCTGCAGGTCGATGCCGACGGCGCGCAGCTGCAGTTGCCGGCGCGCGCCGGCGATGCGGCGATCGCGCGCGCGCTACGCGAGTTCTACGAGGCGCAGGCGCGCGCCGACGTCGGCCGCTGGCTGCCCAGGTACCTGCCCTCGCTGCCGCGCGCGCCGGCGCGGGTGCGGCTGAAGGTGATGTCCTCGCAATGGGGCTCGCTGGCGCCGGACGGGTCGATGGCGCTGGATCTGGCGCTGGTGCTGGGGCGCCCGTCGGCCTTCGAGTACGTGCTGGTCCACGAGCTGTGCCACCTGCTCCAGGCCAACCACTCGCCGGCGTTCTGGCGCGAGGTGGAAGCGCGGTTCCCGGCCTGGCGCGCCGAACGCGACTATTTCCACGCGCAGGGGCGGCGCCTGAAGGCGCAATTGCGGCGGCTGTTGAGCTAGGGCGTCTCGTCCGCGCCGCCGTTGCGCGCGCACGCGGCAAGGACAAGCAAGAACGCGTGAGGGCTGTTTCAGCGCGGACGACGACGTAGCGTCTGGACGCATCAGAGCGGCCCTGCGGGTTGGGCCTGTCAGGCCGGCAGCCGGGGGCGTTGTGCGACATGGCCGCAAGCCACGCGTCGGCGCGCCGGGCGAATCCGGCGGCGTTCTCGGGAAGGGATGGTTCGGCTCGAGGCGCACGGCGCCGCAGCGGTGGACAGAGCGGAGAAGACGCAAGGAACGGGCGGGTTTCGCCTCAGCGCTGCGGAAGAAGAACTCCATGCGCAGCGCCCGGCAGGCCCCCTCTCCCCGCCTACCTCACACCTGGCGCGACCTCCGGCGCCAGCGAACGATACGGTCCGTGCGGCGCTACGCCGGCATGTCAGGACGCCGGGATCGTGCCGCGAACGCAAGACGTATCGCGTCTATGCCTGTTGTCGGCAGGCGTGGCCGCAACTTTAGCGAAATTCTGTCTACACACAAGCGTCACGTCCGTTGTGTATGCGGCGCGTTCAGCCGCCGGCCCGGCGCGCCGATCCTGGCACCGGATCGGCGCCCGAGCGGGTCGCGCCGGGCCAGGCCTTGCGGTCCGTCAGCCGGCTGCGACCCGACCAGCGCCAGGCCGCGCGACATCGACCGCCGGCACGGCTGGGCCGCGCTGGTGCGCGGGACCGCGTCGTCGCCCGGCACGGACTCCCGCCCTCTTCCCCGCCCGTGCGCGCACAGCCACCCGCGGGGACCAAGGACACGCCTAGGCGCCGACGGCGACGTCGAACTCGGCCGGCGCCTGCGCGCTCGCCGCAGGCCGCGGTTCCGGCGCCGCGCTGCGCGCCTGCAGCCGGAACACCGCCACCGCGGCGGCCAGCGCGCCGGCCTGCTGTTCCAGCGCATGCGACGCCGCGGTGGCCTGTTCCACCAGCGCCAGGTTCTGCTGCGTGGTGCGGTCCATCTGCGCCATCGCCTGGCCGACCTGCTCGATGCCGGCCGACTGCGCCTGCGACGCCACTGCGATCCCGGCCA carries:
- the manD gene encoding D-mannonate dehydratase ManD, with protein sequence MTQTSDSASSAQGSARDREIVEARVIVTCPGRNFVTLKIVTRSGVYGLGDATLNGRELAVASYLQDHVVPNLIGRDAGRIEDLWQFFYRGAYWRRGPVTMTAIAAVDVALWDILGKMAGMPLYQLLGGRSREGALVYGHANGRDIAETSEEVARFRELGFIAIRAQCGVPGIKKTYGISSGGKPYEPAESELPTETVWSTPRYLGVVPKLFERLRADHGDEIELLHDAHHRLTPIEAARLARDLEPYRLFWLEDATPAENQRAFETIRQHSVTPLAVGEVFNSIWDCKHLIEQQLIDYIRTTIVHAGGITHVRRLADFAALHQVRTGFHGATDLSPVCMGAALHFDTWVPNFGIQEYMFHSDEANAVFPHDYAFHAGRLHCGEAPGHGVDIDETLAARYPYAPKQLPVARLEDGAMWDW
- a CDS encoding LacI family DNA-binding transcriptional regulator codes for the protein MSPVAIHARTPAKRPILEKVRKSVRRKSLAVTIDEVAALAKVSPMTVSRVINGQGNVRDSTREQVMRAVDTLGYTPNLAASALAAAQSTRVALIYSNPSGAYLGELLVGVLRAASRTSIQVVMDYWDDLGAEAERKAARKLAKSGVAGVILPPPLCESDAAIRELVRAKVPVVAIASDRFSDQVACVRIDEFNASKDITTYLIAQGHTRIGYIAGRSNLSASARRFEGFQAALAEAGLRLDRHLLQPGDYTYRSGLDAAEKLLSRRQPPSAIIASNDDMAAAAISVAHRRGLDVPRDLSVVGFDDTSAATTVWPELTTIRQPIAAMADAAIDILLRSIRSKERTARTKIDHVLAHQLVKRDSVAAPAAARAGRR
- a CDS encoding alpha-glucuronidase family glycosyl hydrolase — encoded protein: MSGGARSRAPQRRHAARGDWLRSACLWLALLVPIAVAQAEDGYDLWLRYQPLAEAQATPWRAAATQLVAGAETPMQQAARDELRRGLGGLLGAAPPLAATADRAGAIVLGTPATPAIARLRLDTRGLGEEGYLIRSVVVDGRPATALVGGGERGVLYAAFRFLRLLQTGQAPARLALRDAPRVKLRVLDHWDNLDGVVERGYAGASLWDWQKLPGYVDPRYTDYARANASIGINGVVLNNVNASAVSLTAAYLDKTAALAAALRPYGIRVYLSARFSAPIEIGGLASADPLDPAVQGWWRAKADEIYARIPDFGGFLVKANSEGQPGPQDYGRSHADGANMLADALAPHGGVVMWRAFVYSHEQPDDRAKQAYSEFVPLDGKFRDNVVVQVKNGAIDFQPREPFHPLFGAMPKTPLMLEFQITKEYLGFATHLVYLGTLYQETLQADTRRGRQATVARVVEGALDGHALSGIAGVANIGADRNWCGSIFDQANWYAFGRLAWDPQGDAQAIAEDWVRMTFGNDPALVAPVVGMMMASHEAAVDYMTPLGLHHLMGRGHHYGPAPWDAGSARPDWDPVYYHRADRNGIGFDRSATGSNAVAQYAPPLARRFGDVRTVPEQYLLWFHHVPWDHRMASGRPLWEELIGRYDHGVAEVARMRATWAGLAPYVDAPRYRQVADFLAIQQREAQWWRDASIAYWQQVSGRALPPGTAPPPHPLAYYQSLSFPYAPGNPK
- a CDS encoding sialate O-acetylesterase; translation: MTPHRSVVEIARGLLLAVLCVPAFAHADEAPLLNALFQDHAVLQRDAPIRVWGQAAAGETVTVQLAQQRVQARADRQGRWQAQLAPLPAGGPYTLQASTAHGRVQHADDVLLGDVWLCSGQSNMELPVQRTLDTRSEIADAQQPAIRMFKVPAQSSPTPQAQFGGATAWQPTTPETVGAFSAACYYFARELRKTVDVPMGLINASWGGSQMQAWIGDAALRKVDGNAPALDVLARYAADPQQAAPRWGKLWEAWWRTHGSGAPWQPDDAGGDWRDAPAALGAWDDWGVPQLVNFNGMVWYRSTVTLSAEQAREPATLALGPVDELDQTWVNGQAVGSSYGADQPRSYRLPRGVLHAGKNTVVVNVYNSYRRGGLLGDAQAQQLQLGDGSRVALAGWQYRIVPPQLGTPPRAPWSSAAGLTTLYNGMIAPLGRVGLRGVLWYQGESNTGDAAGYPALLDAWQRDWRQRFGAQLPLLLVQLANYGAPPTRPGDSGWAQLREAQRRFVVADPHAGLAVAIDIGDRYDIHPANKQELGRRLARAARHVVYGEALAPSGPVPHALRRDGAALVVDFDDVDGALQAYSADAPIGFELCGAASGSCRYAQAELQGRSVRLPIPAGAAPTRVRYCWADSPVCTLFDRDGLPAGPFELSLPSAARAAAASSP